From one Aggregicoccus sp. 17bor-14 genomic stretch:
- a CDS encoding isovaleryl-CoA dehydrogenase encodes MSAQTHTVFNQVPDLAGYNLFTGDPALRSALARYGARWHEEALVRYGAKLGEEETLALGALANRHLPTLSTHSRTGERIDRVEFHPSWHALLSLLRSEGLHALPFSSPRAGAWTARTAGYYLQAQVESGSLCPTTMTFASIPVLRPEGALFRDFGPRLYSRQHDPRDLPWREKTSVMVGMGMTEKQGGSDVRSNTTVALPVGAQGRGEEYRLTGHKWFFSAPMCDAHLVVARIGDAQGPLSCFFVPRFRDDGSKNAVLVQRLKDKLGNKSNSSSEVEFRDATGILIGEEGRGIPTIIEMATHTRLDCIIGSAALIRQALVQAVHHARHRAAFGKRLVEQPLMRSVLADMALESEAASLLMMHLSDAFERSAGGEEGLARAYRRVVTPAAKFWVCKRAIEVTGEAMEVWGGNGYVEEGPMARLYREAPVNSIWEGSGNVMCLDVLRALQREPQAAQLLMEDLLSTASGEPRLRAALGELQRMLRLPPEELEAGARRFAQTLVLCVQGVLMLRHADGERAEAFLASRFDAGHGRVLGTLPGLAPAAAARIVEAAWTA; translated from the coding sequence CCCTGCGCTGCGCTCGGCGCTCGCGCGCTACGGCGCCCGCTGGCACGAGGAGGCGCTGGTGCGCTACGGCGCGAAGCTGGGCGAGGAGGAGACGCTCGCGCTCGGCGCGCTCGCCAACCGCCACCTGCCCACGCTCTCCACGCACTCGCGCACCGGCGAGCGCATCGACCGGGTGGAGTTCCACCCGAGCTGGCACGCGCTGCTCTCGCTGCTGCGCAGCGAGGGCCTGCACGCGCTGCCCTTCAGCAGTCCGCGCGCGGGCGCGTGGACGGCGCGCACTGCGGGCTACTACCTGCAGGCCCAGGTGGAGTCGGGCTCGCTGTGCCCCACCACCATGACCTTCGCGAGCATCCCGGTGCTGCGCCCGGAGGGGGCGCTGTTCCGGGACTTCGGCCCCAGGCTCTACAGCCGCCAGCACGACCCGCGCGACCTGCCCTGGCGCGAGAAGACCTCCGTGATGGTGGGCATGGGGATGACCGAGAAGCAGGGCGGCTCGGACGTGCGCAGCAACACCACGGTGGCCCTCCCCGTGGGCGCGCAGGGCCGCGGCGAGGAGTACCGGCTCACCGGCCACAAGTGGTTCTTCTCCGCGCCCATGTGCGACGCGCACCTGGTGGTCGCGCGCATCGGAGACGCGCAGGGCCCGCTCTCCTGCTTCTTCGTGCCGCGCTTCCGCGACGACGGGAGCAAGAACGCGGTGCTGGTGCAGCGGCTCAAGGACAAGCTGGGCAACAAGAGCAACTCCAGCAGCGAGGTGGAGTTCCGCGACGCGACCGGCATCCTCATCGGCGAGGAGGGGCGCGGCATCCCCACCATCATCGAGATGGCCACGCACACCCGGCTCGACTGCATCATCGGCAGCGCGGCGCTCATCCGCCAGGCGCTGGTGCAGGCGGTGCACCACGCCCGCCACCGCGCCGCCTTCGGCAAGCGCCTGGTGGAGCAGCCCCTGATGCGCAGCGTGCTCGCGGACATGGCGCTCGAGAGCGAGGCCGCGAGCCTGCTGATGATGCACCTGTCGGACGCCTTCGAGCGCAGCGCCGGCGGCGAGGAGGGGCTCGCGCGCGCGTACCGCCGCGTGGTCACCCCGGCCGCGAAGTTCTGGGTGTGCAAGCGCGCCATCGAGGTGACGGGCGAGGCGATGGAGGTGTGGGGCGGCAACGGCTACGTGGAGGAGGGCCCCATGGCGCGGCTCTACCGCGAGGCCCCCGTCAACTCCATCTGGGAGGGCTCGGGCAACGTGATGTGCCTGGACGTGCTGCGCGCGCTGCAGCGCGAGCCCCAGGCGGCGCAGCTGCTGATGGAGGACCTGCTCTCCACTGCCTCGGGCGAGCCGCGCCTGCGCGCCGCCCTGGGCGAGCTGCAGCGGATGCTGCGGCTGCCGCCCGAGGAGCTGGAGGCGGGCGCGCGCCGCTTCGCCCAGACGCTGGTGCTCTGCGTGCAGGGCGTGCTCATGCTGCGCCACGCGGACGGCGAGCGCGCCGAGGCCTTCCTCGCGAGCCGCTTCGACGCGGGCCACGGCCGCGTGCTGGGCACCCTGCCCGGCCTCGCCCCGGCGGCCGCCGCGCGCATCGTCGAAGCGGCCTGGACCGCGTAG
- a CDS encoding AAA family ATPase, with protein sequence MATWSIEVLGIARLVAPDGRALRLERRAAALFAYLALCGPSPKYPLACLLWPDSEPTMVRNNMRALLRRLRMLTDAELVLGDAEGLQLAPDARVDAALLREAAEGGRHADVLAASRAQVLEGLELEGCSELERWLEAMRVAVEGWRRTARERELARLEGAGDLGGALALVRGWVQVEPESEEAARAQMRLHFLRGERGAALAAFQRVSAVLEQELGVRPTPETLALAREIEHAAPAHPPTATPPRPLLPLAVRRPRILVGRDEAWEQVERACMAGKMVFLVGEAGIGKTRLSEEIAESWGMWHRTEGRLGDTAIPYASQARALRAILSQRPTLQLPEWIRRELLRLMPELGGPGEQPRPLSSAEDKLRFYDAVTEVMWSELGRFRTIVTDDVQYWDAASSELFTYALLSREARQGAAWRHERPHLIDCYREAELPTWSRQAVARLVAAERAEVVRLAPLSAPEVHALLEGLGVRGLAEHAQALAQHTGGNPLFVVETVRHLLETGALERGWPERLPIPAKVSTLIQHRLERLSSRALVLAQVAAVAGAQFSLRLAARILRQPERELREAARELEGAQLLVDERFSHDLIHETLEAAMAPAMKAMLHGLVAAVLEEQGAPPILLAQHWLRAAEPSRALPQLLKAANGDEEVLLSPEAAELYATAATLLAQAGLIEDAALAREHERSLRLRN encoded by the coding sequence ATGGCCACCTGGTCGATCGAAGTGCTGGGGATCGCACGGCTCGTGGCTCCGGACGGCCGCGCGCTGCGCCTCGAGCGCCGCGCCGCCGCGCTCTTCGCGTACCTCGCGCTGTGTGGCCCCTCGCCCAAGTACCCGCTGGCGTGCCTGCTGTGGCCGGACTCGGAGCCCACGATGGTGCGCAACAACATGCGCGCGCTGCTGCGCCGGCTGCGCATGCTCACCGACGCGGAGCTCGTCCTCGGTGACGCCGAGGGGCTGCAGCTCGCCCCGGATGCCCGCGTGGATGCGGCGCTGCTGCGCGAGGCGGCCGAGGGGGGGCGCCACGCCGACGTGCTCGCGGCCTCCCGGGCGCAGGTGCTCGAGGGGCTGGAGCTGGAGGGCTGCTCGGAGCTCGAGCGCTGGCTGGAGGCGATGCGGGTGGCGGTGGAGGGCTGGCGGCGCACCGCGCGCGAGCGGGAGCTGGCGCGGCTCGAGGGCGCGGGGGACCTCGGGGGCGCGCTCGCGCTGGTGCGCGGCTGGGTGCAGGTGGAGCCCGAGAGCGAGGAGGCGGCGCGCGCGCAGATGCGGCTGCACTTCCTGCGCGGCGAGCGCGGCGCGGCCCTCGCGGCCTTCCAGCGGGTGAGCGCGGTGCTCGAGCAGGAGCTGGGCGTGCGCCCCACGCCCGAGACCCTGGCGCTCGCGCGGGAGATCGAGCACGCGGCGCCCGCGCACCCGCCCACCGCCACGCCGCCGCGCCCGCTGCTGCCGCTCGCGGTGCGCCGGCCCCGCATCCTGGTGGGCCGCGACGAGGCGTGGGAGCAGGTGGAGCGCGCCTGCATGGCGGGCAAGATGGTGTTCCTGGTGGGGGAGGCGGGCATCGGCAAGACGCGGCTCTCGGAGGAGATCGCCGAGTCCTGGGGCATGTGGCACCGCACCGAGGGGCGGCTCGGCGACACCGCCATCCCCTACGCCTCCCAGGCCCGCGCGCTGCGCGCCATCCTCTCCCAGCGCCCCACGCTGCAGCTGCCGGAGTGGATCCGCCGCGAGCTGCTGCGCCTCATGCCCGAGCTGGGAGGCCCCGGCGAGCAGCCGCGCCCGCTCTCCAGCGCAGAGGACAAGCTGCGCTTCTACGACGCGGTCACCGAGGTCATGTGGAGCGAGCTCGGGCGCTTTCGCACCATCGTCACCGATGACGTGCAGTACTGGGACGCGGCGAGCTCCGAGCTCTTCACCTACGCGCTGCTCTCGCGCGAGGCGCGCCAGGGCGCCGCGTGGCGCCACGAGCGCCCGCACCTCATCGACTGCTACCGCGAGGCGGAGCTGCCCACGTGGTCGCGCCAGGCGGTGGCGCGCCTCGTCGCCGCCGAGCGCGCGGAAGTCGTGCGCCTCGCGCCGCTCAGCGCCCCCGAGGTGCACGCGCTGCTGGAGGGCCTCGGGGTGCGCGGCCTCGCCGAGCACGCGCAGGCGCTCGCCCAGCACACCGGCGGCAACCCCCTCTTCGTCGTGGAGACGGTGCGCCACCTGCTGGAGACGGGCGCGCTGGAGCGCGGCTGGCCCGAGCGCCTGCCCATCCCCGCCAAGGTGAGTACCCTCATCCAGCACCGCCTCGAGCGGCTCTCCTCGCGCGCGCTCGTGCTCGCGCAGGTGGCGGCCGTCGCCGGGGCCCAGTTCTCCCTGCGGCTCGCCGCGCGCATCCTGCGCCAGCCGGAGCGCGAGCTGCGCGAGGCGGCGCGCGAGCTGGAGGGCGCCCAGCTGCTCGTGGACGAGCGCTTCAGCCACGACCTCATCCACGAGACGCTCGAGGCCGCCATGGCCCCGGCGATGAAGGCCATGCTCCACGGCCTGGTCGCCGCGGTGCTCGAGGAGCAGGGGGCGCCGCCCATCCTCCTCGCCCAGCACTGGCTGCGCGCCGCCGAGCCCTCGCGCGCGCTGCCCCAGCTGCTCAAGGCGGCGAACGGCGACGAGGAGGTGCTGCTCTCGCCCGAGGCGGCGGAGCTCTACGCCACCGCCGCCACGCTGCTCGCCCAGGCGGGCCTCATCGAGGACGCCGCGCTCGCGCGAGAGCACGAGCGCAGCCTGCGCCTGCGCAACTGA
- a CDS encoding TonB-dependent receptor, whose translation MKPSRVLRATGAFLAAALLYGPAALAQTGVITGTVSDSATHKPAPDVVVTATSPNLQGEQVVVTDATGQYRIPQLPPGNYTLRFEKEQFQPYSRTAIQLRVDRTIRVNVELLPTGLTEEILVQGTAPTVDVGSTSTGVNVGADFVRHIAVVAPSGKGGAARSFESLADIAPGANTDTYGVSLSGTTSPENAFVIDGLSVNDPGFGTLGTPLSVEFIQDVNVITGGYMPEYGRATGGVLNAVTKSGSNEFHGSVFANFTPGSLEGTATPVVSQGSAISSTSSLHALGDFGAELGGPILKDKLWFYAGIAPSFTRYDVERGINARVSCAAGSAGCVGGDPADGTPGAQQDENGFYVVNRVEGTTTHRFADQRAVQYIGKLTYLVNQDHNISLSVYGSPNRSGSASAYALANQSGQPAIAVQGQFDSLGTRNSNSAMDMALKTASSFMDKRLLVDATLGWHHQAVSVLPVDGSHIGDSSGLASRPGVQFRPNGGRSVTDFEFQDDAAVRAACTGPGGQLLCPVTTYNAGGTTAQLSDDTLDRYQGKAVGTFLANAAGRHVFKAGVDVEALRYDRLKALAGGAFLRESLNSGANFTEFRNFGYLTAPGAFERQASVNAISTSNTVGGFLQDSWSVLDLFTINAGVRYDQQRMYGDDDLLALNLGNQWSPRVGVLYDFTQQGRSKVYANYARFYEQVPLDLADRQFPGERQVSIAHRKTLRGSGAANCNLSVNDLSASTGACLDTSNLAGLTPLSGDNDPNSFLLPVGGVRSPVDPDLKPQSSDEFVAGAEYEVIANGRVGASYTRRYMNAIIEDMSRDDGNTYFIGNPSRGIARDFPAATRDYSAVTVFFDKTFADRWLAQVSYTWSKLEGNYAGLFRPEDGQLDPNINADFDLVSLLPNRTGPLPGDRTHNLKVFAAKEFLVSNNVSFNLGATYRGRSGTPYSYLGAFPGYGNGQAFLLERGAAGRTPWRNDIDGRVGLNYKLSENNLVTVGVDVFNLFNFQQATLVDENYTFGNPQPCVNTTTDARECLLGQVNPDADVPGEKFTEADINPNFGKATQYQAPRSIRFGAKVTF comes from the coding sequence ATGAAACCGTCTCGCGTACTCCGGGCAACCGGAGCATTCCTCGCCGCCGCGCTGCTCTACGGGCCGGCGGCGCTCGCCCAGACTGGCGTCATCACCGGCACGGTGAGCGACAGCGCCACCCACAAGCCCGCGCCGGACGTGGTGGTGACGGCCACGTCCCCGAACCTGCAGGGCGAGCAGGTGGTGGTGACGGACGCCACCGGCCAGTACCGCATCCCGCAGCTGCCGCCGGGCAACTACACGCTGCGCTTCGAGAAGGAGCAGTTCCAGCCCTACAGCCGTACCGCCATCCAGCTGCGCGTGGACCGCACCATCCGCGTCAACGTGGAGCTGCTGCCCACCGGCCTCACCGAGGAGATCCTCGTCCAGGGCACCGCGCCCACCGTGGACGTGGGCTCCACCTCCACGGGCGTGAACGTGGGCGCGGACTTCGTGCGTCACATCGCGGTGGTGGCGCCCAGCGGCAAGGGCGGCGCGGCGCGCTCCTTCGAGTCTCTCGCGGACATCGCTCCGGGCGCCAACACGGACACCTACGGCGTGAGCCTCAGCGGCACCACGTCCCCGGAGAACGCCTTCGTCATCGACGGCCTGTCCGTCAACGATCCCGGCTTCGGCACCCTGGGCACGCCGCTGAGCGTGGAGTTCATCCAGGACGTGAACGTCATCACCGGCGGCTACATGCCCGAGTACGGGCGGGCCACGGGCGGCGTGCTCAACGCCGTCACGAAGAGCGGCTCCAACGAGTTCCACGGCTCGGTGTTCGCGAACTTCACCCCCGGCAGCCTCGAGGGCACGGCCACCCCCGTGGTCTCGCAGGGCAGCGCCATCTCCAGCACCAGCAGCCTGCACGCGCTGGGGGACTTCGGCGCGGAGCTCGGCGGCCCCATCCTCAAGGACAAGCTGTGGTTCTACGCGGGCATCGCCCCCTCCTTCACCCGCTACGACGTGGAGCGCGGCATCAACGCCCGCGTCTCGTGCGCGGCGGGCAGCGCGGGCTGCGTCGGCGGTGACCCGGCGGACGGCACGCCCGGCGCACAGCAGGACGAGAACGGCTTCTACGTGGTGAACCGCGTGGAGGGCACCACCACCCACCGCTTCGCCGACCAGCGCGCCGTGCAGTACATCGGCAAGCTCACCTACCTGGTGAACCAGGACCACAACATCAGCCTCTCGGTGTACGGCAGCCCCAACCGCTCCGGCAGCGCGAGCGCGTACGCCCTCGCGAACCAGAGCGGTCAGCCTGCCATCGCGGTGCAGGGCCAGTTCGACTCGCTGGGCACCCGCAACTCCAACAGCGCAATGGACATGGCGCTCAAGACGGCGTCCTCGTTCATGGACAAGCGCCTGCTCGTGGACGCCACGCTCGGCTGGCACCACCAGGCGGTGAGCGTGCTGCCGGTGGACGGCAGCCACATCGGCGACAGCAGCGGGCTCGCCTCGCGGCCGGGCGTGCAGTTCCGCCCCAACGGGGGCCGCAGCGTGACCGACTTCGAGTTCCAGGACGACGCCGCGGTGCGCGCCGCCTGCACCGGCCCCGGCGGGCAGCTGCTGTGCCCCGTCACCACCTACAACGCGGGTGGCACCACGGCGCAGCTGAGTGACGACACGCTGGACCGCTACCAGGGCAAGGCGGTGGGCACCTTCCTCGCGAATGCCGCGGGCCGCCACGTGTTCAAGGCGGGCGTGGACGTGGAGGCGCTGCGCTACGACCGGCTGAAGGCGCTCGCCGGCGGCGCCTTCCTGCGCGAGTCGCTCAACTCGGGCGCCAACTTCACCGAGTTCCGCAACTTCGGCTACCTCACCGCACCGGGCGCCTTCGAGCGCCAGGCCTCGGTGAACGCCATCTCCACCAGCAACACGGTCGGCGGCTTCCTGCAGGACAGCTGGAGCGTGCTCGACCTCTTCACCATCAACGCGGGCGTCCGCTACGACCAGCAGCGGATGTACGGCGACGACGACCTGCTCGCGCTGAACCTCGGCAACCAGTGGAGCCCGCGCGTCGGCGTGCTGTACGACTTCACCCAGCAGGGCCGCTCCAAGGTCTACGCGAACTACGCGCGCTTCTACGAGCAGGTCCCGCTGGACCTCGCCGACCGCCAGTTCCCCGGTGAGCGCCAGGTGAGCATCGCGCACCGCAAGACGCTGCGCGGCAGCGGGGCCGCGAACTGCAACCTGAGCGTGAACGACCTGTCCGCCTCGACCGGCGCGTGCCTGGACACGAGCAACCTCGCGGGCCTCACCCCGCTCTCGGGCGACAACGACCCCAACAGCTTCCTGCTCCCGGTGGGCGGCGTGCGCAGCCCGGTGGACCCGGACCTGAAGCCGCAGAGCTCGGACGAGTTCGTGGCGGGCGCCGAGTACGAGGTCATCGCCAATGGGCGCGTGGGCGCGAGCTACACGCGCCGGTACATGAACGCGATCATCGAGGACATGAGCCGCGATGACGGCAACACCTACTTCATCGGCAACCCGAGCCGCGGCATCGCCCGCGACTTCCCCGCGGCAACCCGCGACTACAGCGCCGTGACGGTCTTCTTCGACAAGACCTTCGCGGACCGCTGGCTCGCCCAGGTCAGCTACACGTGGAGCAAGCTCGAGGGCAACTACGCCGGCCTCTTCCGCCCCGAGGACGGCCAGCTGGACCCGAACATCAACGCGGACTTCGACCTCGTCTCGCTGCTGCCCAACCGCACCGGCCCGCTGCCGGGCGATCGCACGCACAACCTCAAGGTGTTCGCGGCGAAGGAGTTCCTCGTCTCCAACAACGTGAGCTTCAACCTCGGGGCCACCTACCGCGGCCGCTCGGGCACGCCCTACAGCTACCTGGGCGCCTTCCCCGGCTACGGCAACGGCCAGGCCTTCCTCCTCGAGCGCGGCGCTGCGGGGCGCACCCCCTGGCGCAACGACATCGATGGGCGCGTGGGGCTCAACTACAAGCTGAGCGAGAACAACCTCGTCACGGTGGGTGTGGACGTGTTCAACCTCTTCAACTTCCAGCAGGCCACGCTGGTCGACGAGAACTACACCTTCGGCAACCCGCAGCCCTGCGTGAACACCACCACCGACGCTCGCGAGTGCCTGCTGGGCCAGGTGAACCCGGACGCAGACGTGCCGGGCGAGAAGTTCACCGAGGCGGACATCAACCCGAACTTCGGCAAGGCCACCCAGTACCAGGCGCCCCGCTCCATCCGCTTCGGCGCGAAGGTGACCTTCTAA
- a CDS encoding alpha/beta fold hydrolase has product MHCVDYGGRGTPLVLLHGLGGSHLNWLPSAPLLAAHGRVLALDLVGFGRTPPAGRSVGVEGQRQMLHRYLTEVVREPAVLVGNSFGGLIALAQAAEAPRTVAGLVLVSPAQRPAPQTRLHPTQLLRLALHTLPGLGEFLLWWDGRRGGARKLFLDVLTLGCADVRRVPAEVVEQNVALIAERMARMPVGHAASYLQATRSLLLALLRRRRFEAWVRGVQAPTLLVHGREDRLVPLAFSEALAAQRPDWEFAPLEDVGHVPQMEQAEAFTQLVGGWLPRALPRPGRVTPRSPSLG; this is encoded by the coding sequence GTGCACTGCGTCGACTACGGAGGCAGGGGCACGCCGCTGGTGCTGCTGCACGGCCTGGGCGGAAGCCACCTCAACTGGCTCCCCTCCGCGCCGCTGCTCGCCGCGCACGGCCGGGTGCTGGCGCTGGACCTGGTGGGCTTCGGGCGCACGCCGCCGGCCGGGCGCTCCGTGGGCGTGGAGGGCCAGCGCCAGATGCTGCATCGCTACCTCACCGAGGTGGTGCGTGAGCCCGCGGTCCTGGTGGGCAACTCCTTCGGAGGCCTCATCGCGCTCGCTCAGGCAGCCGAGGCGCCGCGCACCGTCGCAGGCCTGGTGCTGGTGAGCCCCGCACAGCGCCCCGCGCCGCAGACGCGGCTGCACCCGACGCAACTGCTGCGGCTCGCGCTGCACACGCTGCCCGGCCTGGGGGAGTTCCTCCTCTGGTGGGACGGGCGTCGGGGCGGCGCGCGCAAGCTGTTCCTGGACGTGCTCACCCTGGGCTGCGCGGACGTGCGGCGGGTGCCGGCCGAGGTGGTGGAGCAGAACGTGGCGCTCATCGCGGAGCGGATGGCGCGCATGCCGGTGGGCCACGCGGCGAGCTACCTGCAGGCCACGCGCTCGCTGCTGCTCGCACTCCTGCGCCGCCGCCGCTTCGAGGCGTGGGTGCGAGGGGTGCAGGCGCCCACGCTGCTCGTCCACGGGCGCGAGGACCGCCTGGTGCCGCTGGCCTTCTCGGAGGCGCTCGCGGCGCAGCGGCCGGACTGGGAGTTCGCGCCGCTCGAGGACGTGGGGCACGTGCCGCAGATGGAGCAGGCCGAGGCCTTCACGCAGCTGGTGGGCGGCTGGCTTCCCCGGGCCCTGCCCCGACCCGGGCGTGTCACGCCGCGGTCACCCTCGCTGGGCTAG
- a CDS encoding fatty acid desaturase, with amino-acid sequence MAHALPSRPNPAVAAYLLLVHAVALTAFWLPWPPHALAIGLSLYVAIGLGTTVGLHRLLSHRAFRCPRAVEYALVTLAMLTAQGSPLLWVATYRIHHARTDVDGDVHSPLRGLWYAHLGWILDDASTEPEAWRTWCRDLAHEPYYHWLLRYRLVPQGVAVLLFGLLFGPRALPACFFLPVVLWMQSTYCVNSVCHAQAFGSRAHATRDLSRNVWWVGLLALGEGWHNNHHAFPGSARLGQRPWQLDPGWAFVRLLERGGLARDVRLPGQATRRA; translated from the coding sequence ATGGCCCACGCCCTCCCGTCCCGCCCCAATCCCGCCGTCGCGGCTTACCTCCTGCTGGTGCACGCCGTCGCGCTCACCGCCTTCTGGCTCCCCTGGCCGCCGCACGCCCTCGCCATCGGCCTCTCGCTGTACGTGGCCATCGGCCTGGGCACCACGGTGGGGCTGCACCGGCTGCTCAGCCACCGCGCGTTCCGCTGCCCGCGGGCAGTGGAGTACGCGCTCGTCACGCTCGCGATGCTCACCGCGCAGGGCAGCCCGCTCCTGTGGGTGGCCACGTACCGCATCCACCACGCGCGCACGGACGTGGACGGGGACGTGCACTCGCCGCTGCGTGGGCTCTGGTACGCGCACCTGGGGTGGATCCTCGATGACGCGAGCACCGAGCCCGAGGCCTGGCGCACCTGGTGCCGCGACCTCGCGCACGAGCCCTACTACCACTGGCTCCTGCGCTACCGGCTGGTGCCGCAAGGAGTCGCGGTGCTGCTCTTCGGGCTGCTGTTCGGCCCCCGCGCCCTGCCTGCCTGCTTCTTCCTGCCGGTGGTGCTCTGGATGCAGAGCACCTATTGCGTGAACTCGGTGTGCCACGCGCAGGCCTTCGGCTCGCGCGCCCACGCCACGCGCGACCTCAGCCGCAACGTGTGGTGGGTGGGGCTGCTCGCGCTGGGCGAGGGCTGGCACAACAACCACCACGCCTTCCCCGGCTCGGCGCGCCTGGGCCAGCGGCCCTGGCAGCTGGACCCGGGCTGGGCCTTCGTGCGGCTGCTCGAGCGCGGGGGGCTCGCGCGCGACGTGCGCCTCCCCGGCCAGGCGACCCGCCGCGCCTAG
- a CDS encoding radical SAM protein — MRIAIISTYTHPTRLHVKEPSIMQSSVPELIAGLLPEDCEVELYNEKEMDIPLDRDWDLVFFSYLHSYYEHTKVLSTLLRQRGIVTVAGGRHASHFPDDAAQYFDAVITGEPESNVPALVRDFQQGTLQRRYAIPSGGVGTIRPYRYDLIDFKNNRVRLPGIEASRGCPFSCNFCVLTGHERYRYRPVADVIQEIQTRMHWNPNYLGLMDDAFVFLDNNLGGSPKYLRALCEALIPLKKTWGCALTFNVLKDAELVKLMARAGCRYIYTGLESLNPESIEAMNKGQNKLSEVDAVIQRVFSSGILLSFGLIVGSDGDTNAYLEKLPQYLSDLRYFSITFLGIVCPYPETPFFREVAAEGRLLPGTVSRDYDGYTLCHRPKQLDPSEVVEHFTRLCHQLGSLPNVARHYWSKLTMSSMPRYKSTILFSGPEVLSIRNPVKNKERRYIAGQDALEAWDVEQMKRLGLQPQRIVAPPPPRTQVPVLRFA, encoded by the coding sequence ATGCGCATCGCCATCATCTCCACGTACACCCACCCCACCCGGCTCCACGTGAAGGAGCCCTCCATCATGCAGTCCTCGGTACCCGAGCTCATCGCGGGGCTGCTCCCGGAGGACTGCGAGGTGGAGCTCTACAACGAGAAGGAGATGGACATCCCGCTCGACCGCGACTGGGACCTGGTCTTCTTCAGCTACCTGCACTCGTACTACGAGCACACCAAGGTGCTCTCCACGCTCCTGCGCCAGCGGGGCATCGTGACGGTGGCGGGCGGCCGGCACGCGAGCCACTTCCCGGACGACGCCGCGCAGTACTTCGACGCGGTCATCACCGGCGAGCCGGAGAGCAACGTGCCCGCGCTCGTGCGCGACTTCCAGCAGGGCACGCTGCAGCGGCGCTACGCGATTCCCTCCGGAGGCGTCGGCACCATCCGCCCGTACCGCTACGATCTCATCGACTTCAAGAACAACCGGGTGCGGCTGCCGGGCATCGAGGCCTCGCGCGGCTGCCCCTTCAGCTGCAACTTCTGCGTGCTCACCGGCCACGAGCGCTACCGCTACCGGCCCGTGGCGGACGTCATCCAGGAGATCCAGACGCGCATGCACTGGAACCCCAACTACCTGGGGCTGATGGACGACGCCTTCGTGTTCCTGGACAACAACCTGGGCGGCTCGCCCAAGTACCTGCGCGCGCTGTGCGAGGCGCTCATCCCGCTGAAGAAGACCTGGGGCTGCGCGCTCACCTTCAACGTGCTCAAGGACGCGGAGCTGGTGAAGCTGATGGCGCGCGCGGGCTGCCGCTACATCTACACGGGCCTCGAGTCGCTCAACCCCGAGTCTATCGAGGCGATGAACAAGGGGCAGAACAAGCTCTCCGAGGTGGACGCGGTCATCCAGCGCGTCTTCTCCAGCGGCATCCTGCTGTCCTTCGGGCTCATCGTGGGCTCGGACGGGGACACCAACGCGTACCTGGAGAAGCTGCCCCAGTACCTCTCGGACCTGCGCTACTTCTCCATCACCTTCCTGGGCATCGTGTGCCCCTATCCCGAGACGCCCTTCTTCCGCGAGGTGGCCGCCGAGGGCCGCCTGCTGCCGGGCACCGTGAGCCGCGACTACGACGGCTACACCCTGTGCCACCGGCCCAAGCAGCTGGACCCCTCCGAGGTGGTGGAGCACTTCACGCGCCTCTGCCATCAGCTCGGCAGCCTGCCCAACGTGGCGCGCCACTACTGGAGCAAGCTCACCATGAGCAGCATGCCGCGCTACAAGAGCACCATCCTCTTCTCCGGCCCCGAGGTCTTGAGCATCCGCAACCCGGTGAAGAACAAGGAGCGCCGCTACATCGCGGGGCAGGACGCGCTCGAGGCCTGGGACGTGGAGCAGATGAAGCGCCTGGGGCTGCAGCCGCAGCGCATCGTGGCGCCGCCGCCGCCGCGCACCCAGGTGCCCGTCCTGCGCTTCGCGTAG
- a CDS encoding glutaminyl-peptide cyclotransferase encodes MTSARRLLAGLLLTLAACGRTAAPAAPGPAPVAGYRVVNSFPHDPQAFTEGLVYRNGHLYESTGLEGRSSVREVTLETGVIVRRHNLDPQYFGEGLALMSGRLFQLTWKTQQGFLYDAASLQPAGGFTYAGEGWGLTDDGTSLIQSNGTATLRFLDPVSFAVQRELVVKDAGREVKDLNELEYIKGELWANVWLTERIARIDPASGQVKGWVDLKGLPLVEHRTGNEDVHNGIAYDAAADRILVTGKYWARIYEIQVVPR; translated from the coding sequence GTGACTTCCGCCCGCCGCCTCCTCGCAGGCCTCCTGCTCACCCTCGCCGCCTGTGGGCGCACCGCCGCGCCGGCCGCCCCGGGTCCCGCCCCCGTGGCGGGCTACCGCGTGGTGAACAGCTTCCCGCACGACCCGCAGGCCTTCACCGAGGGGCTCGTCTACCGCAACGGCCACCTCTACGAGAGCACGGGCCTCGAGGGCCGCAGCAGCGTGCGCGAGGTGACGCTGGAGACGGGCGTCATCGTGCGCCGCCACAACCTGGATCCGCAGTACTTCGGCGAGGGGCTCGCGCTGATGTCCGGCCGCCTCTTCCAGCTCACGTGGAAGACGCAGCAGGGCTTCCTCTACGACGCCGCGAGCCTGCAGCCCGCGGGCGGCTTCACCTACGCGGGCGAGGGCTGGGGCCTCACCGACGACGGCACCTCGCTCATCCAGAGCAACGGCACCGCCACGCTGCGCTTCCTGGACCCGGTCAGCTTCGCGGTGCAGCGCGAGCTGGTGGTGAAGGACGCGGGGCGCGAAGTGAAGGACCTCAACGAGCTCGAGTACATCAAGGGCGAGCTCTGGGCGAACGTGTGGCTCACCGAGCGCATCGCGCGCATCGACCCGGCGAGCGGCCAGGTGAAGGGCTGGGTGGACCTCAAGGGCCTGCCCCTCGTCGAGCACCGCACGGGCAACGAGGACGTGCACAACGGCATCGCCTACGACGCCGCCGCGGACCGCATCCTCGTCACCGGCAAGTACTGGGCGCGCATCTACGAGATCCAGGTCGTGCCGCGCTAG